The DNA segment CTGAGTACGCACGTCGTACGAACAAACAACTAGATGACTTTGCATCATTATGCTTCCATGTACCATTCACTAAAATGGGTAAAAAAGCACTTGATTCAATCTTAACAGATGACATCAACGACGAAACTAAAGAACGTTTAACTAATGGTTATGATGCTGCAACATACTACAATCGTTATGTTGGTAATATCTATACAGGATCACTTTATTTAAGTTTAATTTCACTACTTGAAACTCATGAAAACCTATCAGCTGGAGATAGCATCGGTTTATTCAGTTACGGTTCAGGTTCAGTTGGTGAATTCTTCAGTGGCCAACTTGTTGATGGCTTCAAAGATGTACTTGATATCGAAGGTCACAAAGCTTTATTAAATAACCGTACAGAAATTTCTGTTGATGATTACGAAGCATTCTTTAAACGTTTCGATAATTTAGAATTTGATCACGATGTTGAACTTGCTGATGAGAAAAATGAAATCTTCTATCTAGAAAGTATCAATGATCATATTCGTCAATATAATACATTAAATCAATAATCAAAGCACTTAAAACCACTTTTTAGCGAATCATAAAAGAAGCTCCTAGCTGACGTGTTGAACGTCACTAGGAGCTCTTTTATAGTTTCTTTTTCGTTTAACGAGGTATGTGTGATTGTTGTTCTTTTGTTGAGTTTATATTTTGTTTATGAGGTTGTAACGATAATCCTAAATATTTCCGTTCTGCATTTGCATCTTTAAATAACGAAATCATCATCAATATGACGACAAAACTAAATGGAAAGGCAGAAATAATAGCTGCCGATTGCATCGCTGCTAAACCTGTGTCTCCACCGGCTAACAATAAGACATATGCGATAGCTGCTAATGAAATCCCCCATACGATCTTTACAAAGCCTGATGGGTTAAGTGTACCAAATGCTGTTTGCATTCCTAATACATATGTTGCGGAATCGGCAGAAGTAATAAAGAATGATGCAATTAATGCTAGCGCAATAATTGATAATATCGTACCAAATGGCAACTCATTAAAAATACCGAATAACTGCGTTTCTGGTGGCATTTTAAATATACCTTTATGGTGCTGCCCTACTGATATACCAGTCATACCAAAAGTACTGAACCAAATCACACTAATGATAACAGGAACACCAAGTACGGCAATGACAAATTCACGAATACTTCGACCTTTTGAAATTCTGGCGATAAACGTACCGACGAATGGACTCCAACTCATCCACCAGCCCCAATAATAAATTGTCCAAGTTTGTAACCAATCAGACTTTTGTTTATTCAACGGAGCGACATCTAAACTGTCGTAAATAAGTGTTGATAAATAATCACCAAATCCAGATGTCATCATATTAAGTATTAACACTGTTGGACCTACGATAAATAATACGAGTAACAATAATCCGGCTAATATCATATTTAAATTACTTAAATATTGAATTCCTTTACTCAGTCCACTCCAGGCACTGTATAAAAATAATACTGTTACAACTGCAATTATAATACCCTGGACGACAACATTTTTTGGTAAGCCAAATAAATAACTTAAACCTCCGTTAATTTGGACTGCGCCAACGCCAAGAGACATCGCAACACCTATAATCGTCGCAAAAACGGCTAACACATCCACAATGACACCTGTTGTGCCATCTACTTTATTACCTAACACAGGTCTTAAAGTTCTCGAAATCAATCCATTCTCGCCTTTACGAAACTGTGAATATGCTAAGCCGAGTGCTACTAGACAATAAACAGCCCATGGATGAAAGCCATAATCTAAGAAAGAATATTTAAATGCTTCTGCCATTGCAGATTTAGATTCTGGCTTAGCAGTTGGCGGAGATAAATAGTGTGAAATTGGTTCAGAAGCACCATAAAACACTAAACCAATTCCCATGCCAGCACTAAATAGCATGGCTAACCATGAGACCGTCTTAAACTCAGGTTTATCCGTTGGTTTACCTAACTTTAATTTGCCAATCGGGCTAAAAATTAAAAATATACAAAACGCTAACACAAGTGCATATACAACCATATAATACCAACCAAAGGTCTTTGATACCCATGTAGAGATATCCCCTGTAATACTGCCAAATGCTTTTGGTGTCACTGCACCAAATATGACAAGTATACCTACAATTGCTGCCGCATATATAAATACTTTAGAAAACTTCTTTTCCCTGTGTTCCACACATTATGCCTCCCTATATTTGTTTTAAGACAACCTAAACACTAACATACTAAGCTAATAGTGCAACTTAGTAATTTTGCGCAATTTAATTGGTGATCTCATTCTGTTTATTAAATATAGGAAGGTTTTTATTATATTTTATTGCCTTTCTTAGGGATATAGAATTGGTTCATATCGAGTTGTTCTGTCTCTAACAGCTTTACTTTCGTCTCAATGCCACCACCATAACCTGTTAAATTACCATCTTTACCGACTACGCGATGACATGGAATAATGATTGAAATTGGGTTACTCCCCACAGCTCCGCCTACAGCTTGTGCTGACATCTTAGCTTTATTACGTTTTACTGCGACTTTCTCAGCTAACTCTCCGTAAGATAGTGTTTGACCAAATGGAATTTCTAACAATAAGTCCCACACTTGTTTCTTAAATTCAGTGCCTTCAGGCTGAAGAGGAAAGTCAATCTCAGGGTTATTTCCTGAGAAATAAGCGTCCAACCATGCTGTGACTTTTTCGAAAATTTGTAACTGTGGGCGATGCGTATATTGTGAGTCATCGTTTTTGGTTATATCATTTTTAGGGAACCACAACCCAGTGAGATGTTTGCCATCAGACGTTAATGTTATTTGACCGACAGGTGATTGATATTCTGTTTTATACATTCATAAGCACCTCTATTTTAAAAGATAAACAATTAAGCCTGTGACTTCGTATGGCACAGGCTTAATCGGTGTATCGTTATTTGAGATTAGATTTTTCCTACTTAATTGTTAGTAATTATGAAAAATTGTATAAATCAATTTTATTGTCTTTCGCATATTCTAATGCTAAAACTTCTAATAAATTAATCATTGCAGGATTGTTTTTCACTTTAATATATTGGAATCTTAAATTTTGTTCTTCCGCTTTAATATTATTCACTTCTGATTCGTCTAATTTTTGATCTTGTACATACGTTCTTTTGAATTTTGCTGTACCGGCAGTTGATTTTAAGTTGTATTGTGCAAGTTTATCGTTAAGGTCTTTTTGTGTAAGTTTATAACCAGTCATATAACCACCAGCTTGACCTACAAATAAAGGGCTCTTATTTTTAAAAATGACGTAGATCCCTTTTTGATTAACAACCTCGCTTCTACTTTCTTTATCAAACTTTAAAGCTTTCGATTTGTCATATTTAAATAGTTTCTTTAATGGTTTCTTATATTCATCTAGTAATGTTGAAACTTGTTTATCACCATTCATTATTATCATCCTTTTCTTTTTCATTTATTAATTCATATATACACGATACAACACCCATGTAAACTTTTACATTTATCTTCACTAATGATTCTAGCAATAATTCAATTAAATATCTATACAACTTTATTATAACAGTCAGAAAATCGTTCTTTATATATATTAAAAGTACACTAATTTTTAATATAAAAAAAGAGAAAGCTCCCATATGAATGGGAACTTTCTCCGCACATAATAAAATGTTTCTATAAATTAGAACATTTCTGAAGCGACTTTTTGTTCTAAGAAGTTTAATAAGTAGTCTGGGCTACCTGTTTTAGCATCCGTACCTGACATTTTGAAACCACCGAATGGGTGATAGCCAACAACAGCTGCTGTACAACCACGATTTAGGTATAAGTTACCTACATCGAATGAAGATACTGCTTCTTGCCAGTTTTCACGGTTGTTTGTAATAACTGCACCAGTTAAACCGTAGTCAGTATCGTTAGCGATGTCTAACATTGACTCGAAATCATCACCTTTGATAAATCCTACAACTGGTCCGAAGATTTCTTCTTGCATGATTTGGTCGCTTGATTTCATACCAGAGAAAATTGTTGGTTCAATGAAGTAACCAGTAGAACCATCAGTGCCGCCACCTTGTTCTAACTTACCTTCTTTGTTACCAATTTCAATATATTTTTTAATCTTATCGAATTGTTTTTGGTTGATGACTGGTCCCATGTTTGTGTTGTTTTCAGTGTTACCTAAAGTAAGTTCTTTAGTTAACTTGATTGATTTTTCAAGTACTTCATCGTGTACATCTTTGTGCACGATAGCTCTTGAACAAGCTGAACATTTTTGACCTGAGAAACCAAATGCTGATCCTACGATTGCTTCTGCAGCTAAATCAGTATCGATATCTTTATCAACGATGATTGCGTCTTTACCGCCCATTTCAGCGATAACACGTTTTAAGAATTGTTGACCTTCTTGTACTTTAGCAGCACGTTCGAAGATACGCACACCAGTTGCGCGAGAACCAGTGAATGTTACGAAATGCGTATGAACACTATCTACTAAATGGTCACCGATTTCTTTAGGATCACCCGGTACAAAGTTAACTACACCTTTAGGTAATCCAGCTTCTAATAAGATTTCCATTAGTTTATAAGCTGTTAATACTGTATCTTCAGCTGGTTTTAATAATACTGTGTTACCAGCAACAACAGGTGCTAAAGTAGTACCTGCCATGATTGCAAATGGGAAGTTCCATGGTGGAATTGTAACACCAGTACCAATTGGTTTGTAGAAGTATTGGTTGTGTTCGCCTTCTCTATCTAATACCTTTTTACCTTCTGATAATTCCATCATTGATCTTGCATAGTATTCGATAAAGTCAATACCTTCTGCAGCGTCGCCTACAGCTTCATCCCATGGTTTACCTGCTTCGTATACCATAACAGCTGAGATTTCTTCTTTACGACGTCTGATGATTGCTGCAACTCTCATTAAGAATTCAGCACGGTCTTTATGAGACCATCTTCTCCAAGATTTATAAGCTTCATTTGCTGCGTCAAATGCATTATCTACATCTTCTTTTGAAGCTTTTGAAATTTCCGCGACAACTTCAGAAGTGTTCGCTGGATTGATTGATTGGAAAGTATCTTTTGTGAATTTCTCTTCACCATTAATCACTAAAGGAATTTTTTGGTTTAATTCACCTTTAACTTTTTTTAATACCTCTTTGAAAGATTCTACGTTCTTATTATCTGTAAAATCTATACCTGGTTCGTTCTTATAATTTACTACCATTTCTCTACCCCCTGAGTTTGTAAATTGTAAACTGAATTGAAATCAATCCATTTCTTTCTCCATTGTAGCTACTTCATTTACTAAATGCAATCGCTTGCATTTATTTTTCTGAAAATACTTATAATTTCGTCAAATTTTTAAATAACTTTATTCTGGTAATTTATAAAAATTAAGTTAGAAGCGTCAAATCGATTTATTTCGTATTTATACAACTCAAACTGTAATCTCATTGTTATGTAAAGTTTTATAACTTTATGTTATTTTAATATTTAATTATATTGAAAGAATGTAAACTATGATTTTGAATGAAAGGAATTTCTAGCATGAAAACATATACCTCCGTTATCTTTTGGATGCGGACGATAGCTTGTCTTAGTATTGTGTGTATACATTCCATCACGACTACTTTTTCAAAGATGAATCACGTTGAACACGATACGCTAATCAGATTAATACAATTGCTATTAATGTTTAGCACGCCGTTATTTGTTTTTATTTCAGAATTTTTACTAGCTAAAAATTATCACGTAACTACGAAGCCAGGCTTCTTCAAAGAAAAGTTAATCTACCTAGGTATTCCTTACATATTGATAAACTTGGGAATCTCCTATTTCTATTTAAAACCAGATTCATTACAACAATATATAAGAAACGTCGGTGATACGATGTTTCACGGTGGTGCAATTACGTATTTTATTGTAATCATTTTCCAGTTTTATGCCTTACATTATTTATTCGCGAAATATCTTGTGAAATTGAAGCCACTGCCTGTTGTTATTGGCTCAATCATATTCGCTACAATTTATTGGGCGTTCAGACAATTCTGGCCTCAACCAGACCTTCCTATCATTGGATTGTTTTGGGAACGTGAAGGTTGGATGTTGTTCTTTGGTTGGGTCAGTTATTTCTTACTCGGTTTTTATATTGGTATTTATTACGAAACATTTATGACACAGATAAAAAAGTATACGTGGGCAATCATTCTCGGAACATTATTGGCCATAACGATACTTGTCACTAATTATGTTTCGGGCTTTAGCACATGGGTTGAATCTAAACGATTTGATATTCCGTTTTATGTAACGATGGTAATTTTAATGTTTTTCTTATTTTCAGCATATATTAAATACGTTCCAAAGTTTATTCTGTACATTAGTAATTACTCATTTTGCATTTATGCGATACATTATTTCTTCGTACATGATTTAGGATTGTTAAATGGAGATAACCCGTTTAAGAATATTGTATTTAATTTAATTATTACGCTATGTCTATCTATATGCGTTGCCTATCTCTTTAATTTATTTAAATTCGGTAAGTATATTGTAGGAGGCATTGGTAAGATTAAATATGAAAAAGTTTACGAAAGTTATCAAGTAGGCAAAATGGATTAATGATATACCATATTAAAATAAAAGCACGACCAAGTCGTTTTTCAACGGCGAGGTCGTGCTTTTGCTTATATTATTCGTTATCAATTTTTTTATAAGGTTCAGCTGGTGATCCCATTGCTAATACATTTTCAGGAACATCTTTAGTAACGATACTTCCAGCACTGATGACTGCACCTTCACCAATTGTTACACCTGGTAATACGATAACGTTTGCCCCAATCCAAACGTTATTACCAATTGTGATTGGTGATGCTTTCTCAATACCTAAATTACGGGCGTTAGCACCTAATGGATGCGTTGCGGTATATATTCCACAATTTGGACCGATAAATACGTTATCCCCAATTACGATATGCGCACAATCCATTAAATAACAATTATGATTAATAAAGATATTTTTCCCTAGAAAAATGTTATATCCATAATCTACTTGGAATGGACTTAACAGCTCTAAATGATTTGGTTCATAATGAAATAAATCTTTTAAAATCGTTGTACGTTTTTCTTTATTACTTGGTTTTGTTTGATTGAGCTCAGCACATAGATCTTTAGCTTGTAAACGGTCTTCAACTAATGTGTGGTCAGAACTTGCATTATACCATTCGCCATTAATCATATTGTCTTTTTCAGTCAATTTTTTACCCTCCATCATTTTAAAATCCATTTATTACATTAACACGATAAAGACTAAGCGTCATCTCTTTTGAGGAATTGTATTAACTAAGATGTAATGGTATTTCATACTAAACGACATTTTTCCGCTTCACAACTTATTTTTTTAATTTTCTGAAAAGTGATTGTTTTACAAGAATTATACTGATATCTTAAAATTATAGCTTTTTTAAACAAAGGGGATGTTTATTATGAAAGAGAAAATCGGCCTTATACTAGGACCTATATTATTTATCATCTTTTATTTTATACCTAGTGTAACCGGATTGGAGCACGCACCGAGAGCTGTTCTAGCGGTCACGTTATTAGTTGCAACTTGGTGGATTACCGAGGCTTTACCTATTCCAGTCACATCATTAATTCCTTTAATCTTGTTACCGATTACTGGTGGTACTAAAGAAGAGGTTGCTGCAAGTGCGTACGCTGATCCAATCGTCTTTATGTATATGGGTGGTTTTATTATTGCCTTAGCCATTGAAAAATGGAATTTACATAAACGTATCGCAATGAATATTATTTCGATGATGGGAGCAAATAGTAATCGCATCATATTAGGAACGATGATTGCGACTGCGTTTATTTCAATGTGGATTTCAAATGCTGCGACCGCTTTAATGATGTTACCGATTGCTCTCGCATTAATTAAAGAAATTAAAGAAGCACAATTCCTGAAACCACAGTCTGCGAATAAATTTAGTAAATCATTGTTATTAACAGTCGCCTATTCAGCATCTATTGGTGGCCTTGCTACATTAATTGGTTCCGTACCAAATGCAGTATTCGCCGCTGTAGCGAAATCGAGCTTACATAGATCAGTATCATTTGCACAATGGATGTTATTCGCCGTACCATTGACAATTATTCTATTAACAGCACTTTATTTCATTTTAACGAAATGGTTGTTCAAAGTAGAAGATGCCAATAGCGTTTCTTCTGATTTTGCTAAAAAAGCGTTGCGAGATTTAGGACCTATGTCTATCGAAGAAAAGTTAACAGGGCTCGTGTTCTTACTCGTAAGTATTTTATGGATGGCAGGCAATGTATTACCTGACTCGCTCCATATTACAGATACGACAATCGCAATGTTTGGTGCTGTCCTATTGGTTCTTAATTCCTGCGAAATCTAAAAAAGGTGGCCTTCTCGTCTGGGATGATATGACGAAGTTACCGTGGGGCATTCTACTATTATTTGGTGGTGGTCTTTCATTAGCTGCTGCATTCGAAGATTCAGGACTTACGAAATGGTTTAGTGGACTTCTCGGCGTCGTGAAACCATTACCAATCATATTAATTATTATCGTATTAACGACAGCGATTTTATTCTTAACTGAAGTGATGTCTAACACGGCAGTATCTAATATGTTGATGCCAGTCAGTATCGGGTTTGCGGCTGCAATTCATGCAGATCCATTTATTATAATGGGTATCGTAGCACTATCTTCAACATGTGCATTTATGTTACCTATTTCAACACCACCGAATGCCGCTGTCTTTAGTGCAGATGAACTCGAAATGAAAGACATGGTTAAAGCTGGTTTTATATTGAATATTGTGGCGATTATTGTCATCTCAGTCTTTTCATACTTCTGGCTACCGATTGCGTTTGGTCTATAGCTATTCAACG comes from the Staphylococcus hsinchuensis genome and includes:
- the pruA gene encoding L-glutamate gamma-semialdehyde dehydrogenase, which produces MVVNYKNEPGIDFTDNKNVESFKEVLKKVKGELNQKIPLVINGEEKFTKDTFQSINPANTSEVVAEISKASKEDVDNAFDAANEAYKSWRRWSHKDRAEFLMRVAAIIRRRKEEISAVMVYEAGKPWDEAVGDAAEGIDFIEYYARSMMELSEGKKVLDREGEHNQYFYKPIGTGVTIPPWNFPFAIMAGTTLAPVVAGNTVLLKPAEDTVLTAYKLMEILLEAGLPKGVVNFVPGDPKEIGDHLVDSVHTHFVTFTGSRATGVRIFERAAKVQEGQQFLKRVIAEMGGKDAIIVDKDIDTDLAAEAIVGSAFGFSGQKCSACSRAIVHKDVHDEVLEKSIKLTKELTLGNTENNTNMGPVINQKQFDKIKKYIEIGNKEGKLEQGGGTDGSTGYFIEPTIFSGMKSSDQIMQEEIFGPVVGFIKGDDFESMLDIANDTDYGLTGAVITNNRENWQEAVSSFDVGNLYLNRGCTAAVVGYHPFGGFKMSGTDAKTGSPDYLLNFLEQKVASEMF
- a CDS encoding BCCT family transporter gives rise to the protein MEHREKKFSKVFIYAAAIVGILVIFGAVTPKAFGSITGDISTWVSKTFGWYYMVVYALVLAFCIFLIFSPIGKLKLGKPTDKPEFKTVSWLAMLFSAGMGIGLVFYGASEPISHYLSPPTAKPESKSAMAEAFKYSFLDYGFHPWAVYCLVALGLAYSQFRKGENGLISRTLRPVLGNKVDGTTGVIVDVLAVFATIIGVAMSLGVGAVQINGGLSYLFGLPKNVVVQGIIIAVVTVLFLYSAWSGLSKGIQYLSNLNMILAGLLLLVLFIVGPTVLILNMMTSGFGDYLSTLIYDSLDVAPLNKQKSDWLQTWTIYYWGWWMSWSPFVGTFIARISKGRSIREFVIAVLGVPVIISVIWFSTFGMTGISVGQHHKGIFKMPPETQLFGIFNELPFGTILSIIALALIASFFITSADSATYVLGMQTAFGTLNPSGFVKIVWGISLAAIAYVLLLAGGDTGLAAMQSAAIISAFPFSFVVILMMISLFKDANAERKYLGLSLQPHKQNINSTKEQQSHIPR
- a CDS encoding acyltransferase family protein; amino-acid sequence: MKTYTSVIFWMRTIACLSIVCIHSITTTFSKMNHVEHDTLIRLIQLLLMFSTPLFVFISEFLLAKNYHVTTKPGFFKEKLIYLGIPYILINLGISYFYLKPDSLQQYIRNVGDTMFHGGAITYFIVIIFQFYALHYLFAKYLVKLKPLPVVIGSIIFATIYWAFRQFWPQPDLPIIGLFWEREGWMLFFGWVSYFLLGFYIGIYYETFMTQIKKYTWAIILGTLLAITILVTNYVSGFSTWVESKRFDIPFYVTMVILMFFLFSAYIKYVPKFILYISNYSFCIYAIHYFFVHDLGLLNGDNPFKNIVFNLIITLCLSICVAYLFNLFKFGKYIVGGIGKIKYEKVYESYQVGKMD
- a CDS encoding sugar O-acetyltransferase, producing the protein MTEKDNMINGEWYNASSDHTLVEDRLQAKDLCAELNQTKPSNKEKRTTILKDLFHYEPNHLELLSPFQVDYGYNIFLGKNIFINHNCYLMDCAHIVIGDNVFIGPNCGIYTATHPLGANARNLGIEKASPITIGNNVWIGANVIVLPGVTIGEGAVISAGSIVTKDVPENVLAMGSPAEPYKKIDNE
- a CDS encoding methylated-DNA--[protein]-cysteine S-methyltransferase, with protein sequence MYKTEYQSPVGQITLTSDGKHLTGLWFPKNDITKNDDSQYTHRPQLQIFEKVTAWLDAYFSGNNPEIDFPLQPEGTEFKKQVWDLLLEIPFGQTLSYGELAEKVAVKRNKAKMSAQAVGGAVGSNPISIIIPCHRVVGKDGNLTGYGGGIETKVKLLETEQLDMNQFYIPKKGNKI